A genomic segment from Nicotiana sylvestris chromosome 1, ASM39365v2, whole genome shotgun sequence encodes:
- the LOC138874396 gene encoding uncharacterized protein, with translation MGKNGVGILVDSHLRESVVEVRRVNDRLMTIKLVVGECTLNVVSAYAPQVGLDEEIKMRFWEGLDDIVCSIPPSERLFIGGDFSGHIGLSAGGYTEVHGGFGFGERNGGGTLLLDFSKAFDLVIANSSFPKQEEHLTTVDSIRKAAKEVLGISSGRTGGHKEDWWWNVGVQGKVEAKKAAYL, from the exons atgggtaagaatggagtgggtatcctggttgATAGTCATCTTAGAGAGTCGGTGGTTGAGGTCAGgagggtgaatgatagactaatgactattaaattggtggtgggtgagtgtactttaaatgtcgttagcgcgtacgcgccGCAAGTTGGCTTGGATGAGGAGATTAAAAtgcgcttttgggaggggttggatgacatCGTTTGTAGCATTCCACCTTCCGAGAGGTTATTTATAGGAGGAGATTTCAGTGGTCATATTGGGTTGTCCGCAGGtggttatactgaggtgcatggcggctttggttttgGGGAACGAAACGGAGGGGGCACTTTGCTGCTGGACTTTTccaaggcattcgatctagtgattgcAAACTCAAGTTTTCCGAAGCaggaggagcatttg ACGACGGTAGATAGCATAAGGAAGGCGGCGAAAGAGGTGTTAGGTATATCTTCTGGACGCACCGGTGGCCACAAAgaagactggtggtggaatgtcggtgtccaaggtaaagtggaagcgaagaaggcggcttacctgtgA